From a region of the Calonectris borealis chromosome 2, bCalBor7.hap1.2, whole genome shotgun sequence genome:
- the KIF9 gene encoding kinesin-like protein KIF9 isoform X5 produces the protein MLTSVLNKVRMDAVEKRVHTFVRVKPTANFAQDVIKFGPDNKSIDIYIKKDAKKGVVNNRQTDWCFRLDGVLHNTSQELAYETVAKKLVSEALIGYNGTIMCYGQTGAGKTYTMTGTTAEYKHRGIIPRAIQQIFKATAHSVDPFVTVRISYLEIYNETLFDLLSTMTSNGTSDVQMAVVDCPQGVYVKGLSIHSVSHEEDALNLLFEGETNRVIAEHTLNKNSSRSHCIFTIYIESRFRVFSDVRCINSKINLIDLAGSERLSKTGSEGQVLKEATYINKSLSFLEQIIIALSDPKRDHIPFRQSKLTHVLKDSLGGNCNTVLVANICGEAVHVEETNEMDHNRASHQ, from the exons ATGCTCACCTCTGTTTTAAATAAAG tTAGAATGGATGCAGTAGAAAAGAGAGTCCATACATTTGTGCGAGTCAAGCCAACAGCCAATTTTGCTCAAGATGTGATCAAGTTTGGGCCAGACAACAAG AGCATAGATATATACATCAAAAAAGATGCCAAGAAAGGAGTTGTGAATAACAGGCAGACTGACTGGTGCTTTAGGCTGGATGGCGTCCTTCACAATACCTCCCAGGAACTGGCTTATGAGACTGTGGCTAAGAAATTGGTGTCCGAAGCTTTAATTGGCTATAATG GCACGATCATGTGCTATGGGCAAACGGGGGCTGGTAAGACTTACACGATGACGGGAACAACTGCCGAGTACAAGCATCGAGGAATCATACCCCGAGCTATACAGCAG ATCTTCAAAGCGACTGCACATTCCGTTGATCCATTCGTCACTGTCCGAATATCCTACCTGGAAATCTACAACGAGACCTTGTTTGACCTTCTGTCCACCATGACAAGCAATGGGACCAGCGACGTGCAGATGGCTGTAGTGGATTGCCCACAGGGTGTTTATGTGAAGGGTTTATCTATACATTCAGTTAGCCATGAGGAGGATGCTCTAAATCTCCTTTTTGag GGCGAGACCAACAGGGTGATAGCAGAGCACACACTGAATAAGAATTCATCCAGATCCCATTGCATCTTTACTATTTATATTGAG TCTCGTTTCAGAGTTTTCTCAGATGTCAGATGCATTAACTCTAAAATCAACTTAATAGATCTGGCAGGCTCAGAGAGACTGAGCAAGACTGGA TCTGAAGGACAGGTTCTGAAAGAAGCCACGTACATCAACAAGTCTCTGTCCTTCCTCGAGCAAATCATCATTGCCCTGTCTGATCCTAAGAGGGACCACATCCCCTTCCGGCAGAGCAAGCTCACTCACGTTCTCAAGGACTCGCTAG ggGGAAACTGCAATACTGTCCTAGTGGCAAATATCTGTGGGGAAGCTGTGCATGTGGAAGAGACT AATGAAATGGATCACAACAGAGCCAGTCATCAATGA